The genomic segment TGACGGGGAGAAAGCCGAACCGGGAAGATCCTACGATCCCACGAACATCTGCCCGCTCAACACCCGTTCCAGACCTACCCGACCATCGTCCAGCGGCCGTCGGAAGGCGTCCGCTACGGCGCGAACTCGTACTGCAACTCGTACAGGTGACCGGCCTTGACCATGACGGTGACCTCAATGGGCCGTTCGTCGTCGCTGTAGACCACACGCAGGGTTCTCAGCACGGGCAAATCACCCGGCAGCCGAAGCGCACGATACTGCTCCTGAGTCGGAACCCGTGCGGAGACGCGGTCCACGCTGAGTTTTGGTGGATATCCCAGCCCTGTGAGCAAGGTAGGTGTTCCGCCCGGGATTTTGCGACGTTCCGTCATCGACGTACCGCGAACGATTTCCCACGGATAGTAGGAGGCGACCAGTTCCAGTGGCTCATCGCCGATCATGAGGATCTGACGGCGGAGAAGCGCCGTACCGGCTTCGGGCAGATCCAGGGCTGCGGACACATCAGCAGGTGGCTCGACCTCAGCGACTTCAAGAAGTGTGCTGTGTGCCCGAGTACCGTTCTTCGCCACCTCGCTCAACCAGCGATAGGGCTCGCCGTCGGCAGCAGGCGCCATGGAGGAAGCCGGCCTCACGGTCTGCTGCCGATGCTCTCGCACCAGGACAGCCGCTCCCGCCCGGCCGATGACCAGACGCTCGCCCTTGAGAAGTTGCAGCGCCTTTTGCACCGTCGCATTCGAAGCGTCGAACCGCGCCTTGAGCTGTGATGTGGACGGCACCCTGGAGCCGGGCGCGAGATCGCCGTTCATGATCTCTTCGCGTAGATCGGCGGCGATCCGCTCGTGCAGAGAACGTCCGTCGGGGCCGTCGGGTTCGATTGTGGGCACAGTCATCCGATCCGGATCTCGTAGTGCAGCCCCTGACGCCTCGGCACCATGACCATGACGTCGACCTGAATCGGCCGGTCATCCCTGTCCACCGTGAGGCGAGTCAGTTGAAGTACGGGATCGGTCACTGCCAGCTCCAGGACCTCCCGTTCGCTTTCGGTCGGCATCCGGGCATCGATGTCTTCGCCGGCACGGACACCTACATGACCAAGCTCAGCAAGCAACCTCACCGCACCGCCCTTGATCCTGGTGGTACCGGACAGCGCAGTGCCGCGAGCGATTTCGAGCGGATAGTACGTGTCCGTCAACTCGCAGGGCTCACCGTCGAGATACATGACCCTGCGGCGCGCGACGACCCGCCGCCCGGGGGGAACGCCCAACAGCTCCGCCACCGTGTCCGGGGCCGCCACTTCACCGGCCCGAACGATGCGCTGGCTTCCCCGACGCCCCTCAGCCGCAGCCTCAGCGGCCCAGGCATCGCCCCGCCCTTCAACGCGTGGTGCCAGATATGACACCGAGGTGCTGATCCTTTCTCTGCCGCTCACGGCCTGCTCCTCTACAGCCAACGCCCGTCCGACCTTGCCGTTCCCACGTTAGATGACGCGTTCGCATGACACAGACACTACTTACCTTGCCGCTTTTCGTGAATAGCAATATGGTTCTCGCATCTCAAGGAACCGAGAGCAAGGCGGGTGCCCCTCCGTGTCTCTGTCACAGCAACGGCGCTTCCCCCGACGACGGACCTCCGTCGGGGCATCAAGGGAATTCGTCGTCAGTACGCTTGCCGAGTGGGGGTTCAACGATCTGATCGACGACATAGAACTGTGCGTCTCAGAACTCGCTACCAACGCGTTGATCCATGGGGTACCGCCGGGTCGCGAGTTCTCCGTGCACCTCAACGCAACAGCGGACCGAGTCAGACTCGAAGTCCGTGACAGCGGGCCCGGCCGCCCCGTGGTCGGGTCACCCGACCGGCAGGCATGCTCGGGACGTGGACTGTTTTTGGTGAATGAACTGGCAGACGAGTTCGGAGTCACCGAGCACGTCGTCGGCAAGACCGTGTGGTTGGACCTCAGAGTCGCACAGACCGCTTCGGGGGCATTCCTCCGGAGCCCTCAGGGCCATGAGCGGGTGGCCACGCCTGTCATCTGATCCGTAGCGGAAGCAGGGTCGGCCGTCGACGGCCGACCCTGCTTCCGTGCGCAACCCCGCCTACGACCCCAGGATCGTCGTCAGGAACTCCCCCGTCCACGCCAGCAGTTCGCGGCCCACCACCGGCTTTCCGCCCACCTTGCCCGTGGTCGGGCGGGGGACCAGCAGTTGGTGCGCCGGGGACTTGATCACCGTACGGGGGTACAGGCGCTTCAGGCGCAGCTCCTGCGACTCCCGCAACTCCACGGGCCCGAAGCGGACGTTGGGGCCCTGGAGGACGATCTCACCGACACCGCAGGCACGGGCCAGCATCCGCAGGCCCGCCACCATGAGCAGGTTCTCGACCGGTTCCGGGAGCTTGCCGTAGCGGTCGGTCAGCTCCTCGCGGATCGCCTTGATGTCCTCCTCCGAGTTGGCGGAAGCGATGGAGCGGTACGCCTGGAGGCGCAGCCGCTCGCCCGGGGCGTAGTCGTGCGGGACGTGCGCGTCGACCGGCAGCTCGATCTTGACCTCCAGCGGCGGTTCCTCCTCCGTCCCGCCGTCCAGCGCGGCGCGGTAGTCGGCGACGGCCTCGCCGACCATGCGGACGTAGAGGTCGAAGCCGACGCCCGCGATGTGGCCGGACTGTTCGCCGCCGAGGAGGTTTCCGGCGCCGCGGATCTCCAGGTCCTTCATCGCGACGTACATGCCCGCGCCCATCTCGGTGTGCTGGGCGATCGTCGCCAGCCGCTCGTGCGCGGTCTCGGTGAGCGGCTTCTCCGGCGGGTACAGGAAGTACGCGTACCCCCGGTCCCGGCCCCGGCCGACACGGCCGCGCAGCTGGTGGAGCTGGGAGAGGCCGAAGTTGTCGCCGCGCTCCACGATCAGCGTGTTGGCGTTCGAGATGTCGATGCCGGACTCGACGATCGTCGTGGAGACCAGCACGTCGAACTTCTTCTCCCAGAAGTCGACGACGACCTGTTCGAGGGACGCCTCCGACATCTGGCCGTGGGCCGTCGCGATGCGCGCCTCGGGGACGATCTCGCGGAGGCGGGCCGCCGCCCGGTCGATGGACTCGACCCGGTTGTGGATGTAGAACACCTGGCCCTCGCGCAGCAGTTCACGCCGGACGGCCGCGCCGATCTGCTTCTCCTCGTACGGGCCGACGAAGGTGAGGACGGGGTGCCGCTCCTCGGGGGGCGTGGTGATCGTCGACATCTCGCGGATGCCGGTGACGGCCATTTCGAGCGTACGGGGGATGGGGGTCGCGGACATGGTGAGGACGTCCACATTGGCCCGGAGCTTCTTCAGCTGCTCCTTGTGTTCGACGCCGAACCGCTGTTCCTCGTCGACGATGACCAGGCCCAGGTCCTTGAACCTGGTCTCGGACGAGAACAGCCGGTGGGTGCCGATGACCAGGTCCACCGTCCCGTCGCGCAGCCCCTCCAGGGTCGCCTTCGACTCGGAGTCGGACTGGAAGCGGCTCAACGCCCGTACATTCACCGGGAATTGGGAGTACCGCTCGGTGAACGTACCGAAGTGCTGCTGGACCAGCAGGGTGGTCGGCACGAGGACGGCGACCTGCTTACCGTCCTGGACCGCCTTGAACGCGGCGCGGACCGCGATCTCCGTCTTGCCGTAGCCGACGTCGCCGCAGATCAGCCGGTCCATCGGGACGGACTTCTCCATGTCCTCCTTGACCTCGGCGATGGTGGTCAGCTGGTCGGGCGTCTCCGTGAACGGGAAGGCGTCCTCCAGCTCCCGCTGCCAGGGCGTGTCGGGGCCGAAGACATGGCCGGGAGCGGCCATCCGCGCGGAGTACAGCTTGATGAGGTCCGCGGCGATCTCCTTGACCGCCTTCTTGGCGCGCGCCTTGGTCTTGGTCCAGTCGGCGCCGCCGAGCCGGTGCAGGGTCGGGGCCTCGCCTCCGACGTACTTGGTGACCTGTTCCAGCTGGTCGGTGGGGATGTAGAGGCGGTCGCCGGGCTGGCCGCGCTTGGCGGGGGCGTACTCGACGAGCAGGTACTCACGGGTGGCGCCCTGGACCGTGCGCTGCACCATCTCGATGTAGCGGCCGACGCCGTGCTGCTCGTGGACGATGTAGTCGCCGGTCTCCAGGGTGAGCGGGTCGATGGTCTTGCGCCGGCGCGTGGGCATCCGGCCGAGTTCCTTGGTGGCGGTGCGCTGCCCGGTCAGGTCCGTCTCGGTGAGGACGGCGAGCCGCAGTCCCGGGTCGACGAAACCGTGGTCGATCGCGCCGCACGACACATGGACGAGGGACGGCGAGATCTCCGCGAGGTCCGGGTCGAGGCGGGCCGCGATGCCCTCGCCGCCCAGCACCTCGACGGTACGGGCGGCGGGCCCCTGCCCCTCGGTGACGTACACCGTGCGCCAGCCGTCCGCGATCCAGCCCTTGGTGTCGGCGAGGGCGCGGGCGGTGTCGCCCCGGTACGTCTCCGGGGCGCGCATCCCCAGCTTCAGCGTGTCGTCGTCCAGCTCGTCGTCGGCGGCGAACGGCGACACCGTCCACCACATCATGTTCAGCTCACGGGCCCGGTCACGGACGTCCGCGATGCCCCACAGGGACGCCGCGCCGACGTCGATGGGGGCCGGGGCGTCGCTGCCACCGGCCGTCGCCGCCCAGGACGCCTGAAGGAACTCGTGGCTGGTGGCGACCAGGTCGGCCGCTCTCGTGCGGACCCGCTCCGGGTCGCACACCAGCACCATCGAGTCGTCCGGCAGCACGTCCAGCAGCAGTTCCATGTCGTCGACGAGGACCGGGGCCAGGGACTCCATGCCCTCGACGGCGATGCCCTCGGCGATCCGGCCGAGCAGATCGCCCAGCTCGGGGTGGCGTTCGGCGAGGGCGGCGGCCCGTTCGCGCACCTGGTCCGTGAGCAGCAGCTCACGGCAGGGCGGGGCCCACAGTCCGTGGTCGGCGACCTCCAGGGAACGCTGGTCGGCGATCTTGAAGTAGCGGATCTCCTCGACGTCGTCGCCCCAGAACTCCACCCGGAGCGGATGCTCCTCGGTCGGCGGGAAGACGTCCAGGATGCCGCCGCGTACGGCGAACTCGCCGCGCTTCTCGACCAGTTCGACCCGCGAGTAGGCGGCCGCCGCCAGTGCCTCGACGGTCTCGCCGAGGTCGGCGGTCTGCCCGGTGCGCAGCGCCACCGGCTCCAGGTCGCCGAGCCCCTTGACCTGCGGCTGGAGTACGGAACGGACGGGCGCGACGACCACACTGACCGGGCCGGTCTCCGGATCGTCGGCCCTCGGGTGCGCGAGGCGGCGCAGCACGGCGAGGCGGCGGCCCACGGTGTCCGAGCGGGGTGACAGCCGCTCGTGCGGCAGGGTCTCCCAGGAGGGGTACTCGGCGACGGTGTCCGGCGGCAGCAGGGTGCGCAGCGCGGCGGCCAGGTCCTCGGCCTCCCGGCCGGTGGCGGTGACGGCCAGCACGGTCCGCCCGGCACCGGCCCCCGTGCCCGCCGGGTCGGTGTCCCCCGGCCCGCCGGGGCGGGCGAGGGCGGCGACGGCGAAGGGGCGGGCGGCGGGCGGGCCGACCAGGTCGACGTGCATGCGGTGGCCGCCCGCTGCGGCCTCCACCGCTTCGGTGAGTGCCGGGTCACGTACGACGGCGTCCAGCAGACCGTGCAGACTCATGAAGGTGTTTCCGTCCGGGTAACGAGGGTGGGGTCTGACAGCCGGCTGCCGCCAGGACCAACGCGAAGGGCCCGACACGTCTCACGGGCCGGGGTTTCCAGCGTACGGCTCCGGTACGACAGTCGCGCCCCGATCCGCGCCGAGCCGCACGGACGGGGGCGCCGCCGACCGCGTACCACCCGCGTGCCACCGCGTTCGCGGCATCCGGTACGCGGCGTCGCCCCGCCACCACGTACCACCCGCCGCGCGGGATCGCGTACCACCTCGCACCACTACGCACCACCTGGTACCACTGCGTAACTACTGCACACCACCGCATTCCGACCAGCTCCCGCCTCCCCGGTCCGCGCATCCCCGGTGTCCCGGAAGCCCCGAAAGCCGAAGCCCGGATTCCCGCGAGTCCCGCGAGCCCGCCGCCCGCGCGCCCGTCGGCCCGCGAGCCCGAAACGCCACCGGCCCCGGGTGTCCTCTCGGACGTCCCGGGGCCGGATGGCGGTCGCGCCGGGCCTCAGCGGCCCCGCCGACCGGGTCTCACTCCGAGGCGATGGCGTTCAGCACGTTCATCCGGCCCGCCCGGAACGCCGGGACCAGGGCGGCGAACAGGCCGACGAAGGCCGAGGCGACGAAGACGGTGATGATCGTCGGCCACGGGATCTCCAGGACGCCGAGCCCTTCCAGGGCCAGCAGCTTCTGGGCCGTCGTGCCCCAGCCCATGCCCAGGCCGAGGCCGAGCAGTGCGCCGAAGAGGGCGATGACCACCGACTCCAGGCGGATCATACGGCGCAGCTGGCGGCGGGAGAGGCCGATGGCGCGCATCAGGCCGATCTCGCGGGTCCGCTCCACCACCGACAGGGCCAGGGTGTTCACCACACCGAGGACCGCGACGATGATCGCGAGGGCGAGCAGGCCGTAGACGATGTTGAGCAGCTGACCGATCTGGTCCTTCAGCTCCTCCTTGAAGTCGGCCTGGTTCTTCACCGAGTACTGCGGGTACGCGGCGAGCGCGTCCTTCAGGGCGGCGTAGGTCTCCTTCTCCTTGCCGTCCCGCGCCTTGGCGAACATGATCACGTTCGGCGGCATCCTGTCGGCGGCGACGTACTTCTCGGCGGTCGTGATGCTGGTGTACATCGCGCCCTTGTCGACCACGGCCTCGTCCGAGGTGATCGCGGCGACCTTCAGCTTCGCCGTCGTGCCTTCCTTGAACGCCACCGTGATCCGGTCGCCGACCGTGATGTGGTGCTCGGTCGCGTAGCCGTCGCCGACCGACATGGCGTCCTCGCCGTACGCGTCGGCCAGATCGCCCGCGACCGTCTTGCGGCGCAGGTCGTCCTTGTACGTGGGGTCGGCGGCGACGACGCTCTCGTCCAGCGATGTGCCGTCGGGGGCGGTGAGCACGGCGCTGACGGACTTGTAGTCGGTGAAGTGCTCGATGCCGGGCACCTTCTTCATGGCGTCCGACGCCTGCGGCACGATCGGCTGGCCGGTGGAGGACTGGACGATGAAGTCCGCGCCGACCGACTTGTCCAGCTCGTCGGTGGCCGACGCGACCATCGAGGAGCCGACGACGGAGAGGCAGGCGACGAGGGCGAGCCCGATCATCAGGGCCGCGCCGGTCGCCCCGGTGCGGCGCGGATTGCGCAGGGCGTTGCGCTCGGCCAGCCGTCCGACCGGGCCGAACAACCGCAGCACGACCACGCTGAGTGCCCGGACCACGCCGCTGGCGAGCAGCGGACCGATGACGATGAACCCGATGAGTGTGAGGACCACGCCCAGGCCGAGGTAGAGCGAACCCTCGCCCGCCTCCTCCGCCCGGGTCGCGGCGAGCAGCCCGGCGGTCCCGGCACCCGTCAGGACCAGACCCAGTACGGCCCTGAGCCGGCCGGCGCGGCCGTCGGCCGGGGTCCCGGCGTCGCGCAGGGCGGCCATCGGCGAGATCTTCCCCGCCCGGCGGGCCGGTATGTACGCGGCGAGGACGGTGACGACGACGCCGAGCGCGAGACCGACCACCGGGGTCGTCCAGGCCACCGTGAGGTCGTCCGTGGACAGCTCCATGCCCATGGCGCCCATGAGCTTCATCAGGCCGACCGCGAGGCCGACCCCGGCGGCGACGCCGAGGATCGATCCGACGATGCCGAGCAGCAGCGCCTCCAGCAGCACGGACCGGTTGACCTGCTTCCGGCTGGAGCCGATGGCCCGCATCAGGCCGATCTCCCGGGTGCGCTGGGCGACCAGCATCGAGAAGGTGTTGACGATCAGGAAGATGCCGACCAGGAAGGCGATCCCGGCGAAGCCGAGCATGGCGTACTTCATCACGTCGAGGAACGAGCCCATGGAGTCGGCTCCGTCGTCCGCCGTCTCCTGCTGCGTCTTGACCTTGTACGCGCCGGCGCCCAGGGTCGCCGCGACGCTCTTCTTCAGCTGCTCGTCACTCACGCCCGGGTTGGCCGTGACGTTGATGTGCGAGAAGACGTCGGGGCGGCCGAGCAGCTTCTCCTGGGCGATGGCCGTGTCGAGGTAGACGATGGCGGCGCCCGGGTTGGTCACCTTGAAGGTGACGATGCCACTGATCCGCGCCCTGATGTCGCCCGTGACGGCGATGGTGCGCAGTTCGTCGCCGAGCTTCAGGTGGTGCTTCCTCGCGGTGTCGGCGTCGACCATCATCTCGGACGGTCCGTTCGGCGCGTGACCGGAGGTGATCTCCATCGAACGCAGTTCGTTCTGCGTCCAGTTGCCCGCGATCGTCGGCGCTCCGGAGTCCGATCCCATGTTCTTGTCGTGGCTGTCGACGACCGTCACGGACATGCTGGAGACCGCGCCTTCGGCGAGCTTCACCCCGTCCGTCCCGCGCACCCGCTGGACGGCGGCGCCGGGCAGCGAGGCGGGCAGGCCGTTGTCCGGCGGGGAGTCGACGTTCTCGGCGGCCTTCGGCTGGACGGTGACGTCGGCGGCGCTCAGGGTGAAGAGCTTGTCGAAGGTGGAGTTCATGGTGTCGGTGAAGACGAGCGTGCCGCACACGAACGCCACCGACAGCAGGACCGCGACGGCGGACAGCGCCATCCGTCCCTTGTGCGCGAGGAAGTTGCGTAGCGAGGTCTTGAACACAGTCACGACGTACGCCCCCGCGCGTCGAAGTCCTTCATGCGGTCCAGGACCTGATCGGCCGTCGGGTTGTACATCTCGTCGACGATCCTGCCGTCCGCGAGGTACAGCACCCGGTCCGCGTAGGAGGCGGCCATCGGGTCGTGGGTGACCATCACGATGGTCTGGCCCAGCTCGTCGACCGACTTCCGCAGGAACGCCAGCACTTCGGCGCCGGCCCGCGAGTCGAGGTTCCCGGTGGGTTCGTCACCGAAGATGATCTCCGGCCGGGCGGCGAGCGCCCGCGCCACGGCGACGCGCTGCTGCTGACCACCGGAGAGCTGCGTCGGCCGGTGCTTCAGCCGCCCGGCGAGACCGACGGTCTCGACGACCCGGTGCAGCCACTGCTGGTCCGGCTTGCGGCCCGCGATGTCCATCGGCAGCGTGATGTTCTCGATCGCGTTCAGGGTCGGCAGCAGGTTGAACGCCTGGAAGATGAAGCCGATCCGGTCCCGGCGCAGCTGGGTGAGCTTCTTGTCCTTGAGCTGGGTTATCTCGGTCTCGTCGAGGTAGATCTCGCCCGACGTCACGGTGTCGAGACCGGCCAGGCAGTGCATCAGTGTCGACTTGCCGGACCCGGACGGGCCCATGATCGCCGTGAACTGCCCACGGGCGATGTCCACGTCGACGTGGTCGAGCGCGACGACCCGGGTCTCCCCCGACCCGTACGCCTTGACGACCTGACGCGCTCGCGCGGCGACGGCCGTACGCCCTCCAGTGCCCCCGTGCCTGGGAATGGTCACAGCCGTTGTCACGTGCATCTCCTACTGTCGTCTGCCACTGCCGATTGGTGCCGCTGACCGCCGGTCGCCGTGGACGGCTGCCGATCGGAACGCGTGTTCCTCACGCTTGGAGTCTGGTCCGTGAGGGGGGTCCGGCGCGCTGGTGCCCGGCGCAGTCTTCGAGTGGGGTTTTCCCCACCACTCCCCCTGCGGTCAGCCGCAGGCGCGGTACGAAAAGCGGTACGTGAACACGCTAGGGAACGGGGCCCCGGCTCCTCGTCCTCCAGCGGGAGGAACGGTCCCCGGGCGGAAGTACGGAGCTTCCCCTAAGGGTTCGCGCCTCCGGAAGAGCCCCGCTCTCAGGGGCACGGACCCGCTCCCCGGCGCCCGACCGGCGCGGGAGGCGGGGCGGCGACGGGGAGCGCGGGCCTGTTCTCCACGGGCCGGCCCCGGACGACGTACCGACCGTGGTCACCCGTACGGAGACGGGGCGTGGCCCGGCCTCGGAGGTAGGCCGTCGGTCCGAGTAGGACAGCTCTCAGGCCTTGCGGGCGAGCAGCTGGATCTCCCGGAACTGCCGCCGGTCGGTGGGCTGGGGCTCGCGAACCATCCGGGCCACCTCGGCCAGCCCGGCCTCGCGCAGCATCGCGGCGAGGTGATCGGGCCACCACCGATAGGCCGGCGCGACGGCGTGATCGAAGACCTGCGTCGGGTGAGAGGGGTCGTCGCTTGCCGAGAAGCCGATCAGCAGGTGGCCGCCGGGTGCCAGCACCCGGTGGAACTCGGCCAGGACGGCGGGGAGTTCGCGCGGCGGCGTGTGGATGACGGACCAACGTGAGAGCACGCCGTCCAGCTCGCCGTCGGCGATGTCCGACGCGGCCATCGAGCCCACGTCGAACCGCAGGCCGGGATGGTCCTGCCGGGCCAACTCGATCATCGCGGAAGAGGCGTCGACGCCGAACGCCGCCAGTCCCAACGCGTCCAGATGAGCGGTGACATGGCCGGGCCCACACCCCAGGTCCGCGACCCGACCGTGCCCACTCGCGCTCACCACCTCGGCGAAGGCGCCCAGGATCGCGCGGTCCAGGGGGCTGTCACGCAACGAGTCGCGGAACAGCCGCGCATAGGTGGGAGCAGCGGCGTCGTAAGCCTCGCGGGTGGCGCTGAGGACATCGTGTTCGACCATGCTCGCGACAGTAGTTCCTGGCCCCTGAGGCGAGCCGGGAGAATCACGATTCCCCCCTTCCGCCCCCGCCCTCGCCCTCGCCCTCGCCCAGCCGAACTGCGTCGAGCCGGGGTGCCGGTACTCGCGCGAGTCCCCGCCCGGCCCCTGCCTTCGCCTCGCCCAGCCGAACTGCGTCGAGCCGGGGTGCCGGTACTCGCGCGAGTCCCCGCCCGTGCACAGCGCACCACCCACCGCCGCGCAGGCCGGTGTCCTCGTCAGCTGTCCGCCGGCGTGGTCACCCGGCCGGTGAGCGCCGCCAGCGAGTTGCGTACGTGCGTCATGTGCGCCTGGGCCTCCTCGCGGCCCTCGTCGTGCTCACGCAGTACGCGTTCCGTCTCACGCACCACCCGTTCCTCACGCACCCTGGCCTTCGCGATCAGCTCGGCGGCCTGCGCCTCGGTGTCCTCCTGGCGGTGCCTGGCCGCTTCCTCGGCCTCCGCGAGCGCCCGCTTGGCCTCGTCGAGCCGGTCCTCCGCCCGCGCGGTGAGCGCCGCCTGCTCCGCTTCCAACTCCGCGAGTGCTTCCGCGAGTTCGCGCTCGGTCTGCTTCAGCCGCTCGGCGTGCTCCTGCTCCTGGTGCGTCAGCACGCTCGCCGTGCGGTGACGGGTCTCCGTCATCGTCGACGCCGCCGCTTCGCGCACCTTCCCGGCCTCGTCCAGGGCCGCGCCGAGCAGGCCGTCGGCGGTGTCCCGCGCCTCGGCGAGCACCTTCTCCGCCTGCGCGTCGGCCGCCGACCACACCTTCTTCGCGTGCTCTCGGGCGGCCTCCTTCGCGCTTCGCGCGTCCGCGTCCGCCGCGTCCCGCAACGACTGCGCCTCCTCCTGGGCGGCGGCGCGCGCGGCCCCGGCCTCCTCATCGGCCAGCGCCAGAATCCGCTGGGCCCGCTCACCGAGTGAGGCGTACGTCTGCGGGGCGAGCGACGCCACGGCCTCGGCCAGCCGGGCCGACTCGGCCTCCAGCTCCTCGGCCCGTGCGGTGAGCCGGGTCAGCCGTTCCCACGCCTCGTCGCGCTCCGCCGACAGCCCGGCCACGAACCGGTCGACCTGCTCCGGACGGTAACCACGCCCCCGTACGCCGTCGAAGCCGTGCCCGGACACCGGTGCAGCACACATCCTGAAAGCCTCTCTCCGAACTCCTCGACCACTGAGCGACAGGTCAAGGATGCGGCAATTGGTGACAGAAGTCGGAATCGATCAGACGCTTTCCGGACGGAAGCGACGGGTGTCACACCCGCGTCCTACCCGCACCACCCCACGCCCTACCCGTGCCCCGTACGCCCCACGCCGCCGTACCCGCGCCTGCGCACGCCCGCGCGGGAAGGCGCTCGGAAGCACTGGAAAAGCACTGGGGAAGCACTCGGAAGCGCTCGGAAAAGCAGAGGCGCCCGTCACCCTTCCGGGGTGCCGGGCGCCTCGTGGCCTTCGTACCGCTCAGAGCAGGCCGTCCCACATCTGTTCGAGCAGGACCGACCACCAGCTCTCCGGGGACGCCAGCGCCGCCGGGTCGAGCGCCACCAGCTGGGCCTGGAAGTCGACCGTCCAGCGGCCCGCCTGCTCCGGGTTCAGCCCGAACCGCAGCCGCCACATCCGGCCCAGCAGCGCCATCGACCGTATGAACTCCGGCAGCCCCGTGTTGACGAACTGCGGCGGCACCGGCTGTCCGCCGGGCCCGGCCTCCACCGGCACGGCCACGATGTTCGCGGTGCCGTACTGCACACAGATCGCCCGCCCGAAGTCGGACCCCATCACCAGGTACGACCCCGCGTCGGACGCCGGCTGGATCTGCCGTTGCATCGCCAGTTCGCCCAGCGTCGGCACCACGGGCTGCCCCGGCTGCGCCCAGAAGAACGGCCCGAAGTCGGCGGGCAGCCCCGCCCACACCAACGTCCGCGCCACGATCTCCGGCACGCCCTGACGCGACACCGCGCGCTGGTCGAAGCGGAGGATGCCCTGGGGCCCGAAGGCGTGCAGCAGCTCCTCCGCGACGGCCTCCGGCGGGACGGCGGGCGCGGGCGGCAGCTGCGGCAGCGGCGCCCGGACCGGGGCCGGACGCGCCGGGCCGTCCGCGACCTGGTGCAGCTCGCCCTGGTGGGTGAGCAGATGCCGCATCCCCTGCTGACGGCTCGTGTGATCGGTGCCGTACGGGGCCACGC from the Streptomyces sp. AM 4-1-1 genome contains:
- the mfd gene encoding transcription-repair coupling factor — encoded protein: MSLHGLLDAVVRDPALTEAVEAAAGGHRMHVDLVGPPAARPFAVAALARPGGPGDTDPAGTGAGAGRTVLAVTATGREAEDLAAALRTLLPPDTVAEYPSWETLPHERLSPRSDTVGRRLAVLRRLAHPRADDPETGPVSVVVAPVRSVLQPQVKGLGDLEPVALRTGQTADLGETVEALAAAAYSRVELVEKRGEFAVRGGILDVFPPTEEHPLRVEFWGDDVEEIRYFKIADQRSLEVADHGLWAPPCRELLLTDQVRERAAALAERHPELGDLLGRIAEGIAVEGMESLAPVLVDDMELLLDVLPDDSMVLVCDPERVRTRAADLVATSHEFLQASWAATAGGSDAPAPIDVGAASLWGIADVRDRARELNMMWWTVSPFAADDELDDDTLKLGMRAPETYRGDTARALADTKGWIADGWRTVYVTEGQGPAARTVEVLGGEGIAARLDPDLAEISPSLVHVSCGAIDHGFVDPGLRLAVLTETDLTGQRTATKELGRMPTRRRKTIDPLTLETGDYIVHEQHGVGRYIEMVQRTVQGATREYLLVEYAPAKRGQPGDRLYIPTDQLEQVTKYVGGEAPTLHRLGGADWTKTKARAKKAVKEIAADLIKLYSARMAAPGHVFGPDTPWQRELEDAFPFTETPDQLTTIAEVKEDMEKSVPMDRLICGDVGYGKTEIAVRAAFKAVQDGKQVAVLVPTTLLVQQHFGTFTERYSQFPVNVRALSRFQSDSESKATLEGLRDGTVDLVIGTHRLFSSETRFKDLGLVIVDEEQRFGVEHKEQLKKLRANVDVLTMSATPIPRTLEMAVTGIREMSTITTPPEERHPVLTFVGPYEEKQIGAAVRRELLREGQVFYIHNRVESIDRAAARLREIVPEARIATAHGQMSEASLEQVVVDFWEKKFDVLVSTTIVESGIDISNANTLIVERGDNFGLSQLHQLRGRVGRGRDRGYAYFLYPPEKPLTETAHERLATIAQHTEMGAGMYVAMKDLEIRGAGNLLGGEQSGHIAGVGFDLYVRMVGEAVADYRAALDGGTEEEPPLEVKIELPVDAHVPHDYAPGERLRLQAYRSIASANSEEDIKAIREELTDRYGKLPEPVENLLMVAGLRMLARACGVGEIVLQGPNVRFGPVELRESQELRLKRLYPRTVIKSPAHQLLVPRPTTGKVGGKPVVGRELLAWTGEFLTTILGS
- a CDS encoding ABC transporter ATP-binding protein; this encodes MTTAVTIPRHGGTGGRTAVAARARQVVKAYGSGETRVVALDHVDVDIARGQFTAIMGPSGSGKSTLMHCLAGLDTVTSGEIYLDETEITQLKDKKLTQLRRDRIGFIFQAFNLLPTLNAIENITLPMDIAGRKPDQQWLHRVVETVGLAGRLKHRPTQLSGGQQQRVAVARALAARPEIIFGDEPTGNLDSRAGAEVLAFLRKSVDELGQTIVMVTHDPMAASYADRVLYLADGRIVDEMYNPTADQVLDRMKDFDARGRTS
- a CDS encoding UTRA domain-containing protein → MSGRERISTSVSYLAPRVEGRGDAWAAEAAAEGRRGSQRIVRAGEVAAPDTVAELLGVPPGRRVVARRRVMYLDGEPCELTDTYYPLEIARGTALSGTTRIKGGAVRLLAELGHVGVRAGEDIDARMPTESEREVLELAVTDPVLQLTRLTVDRDDRPIQVDVMVMVPRRQGLHYEIRIG
- a CDS encoding GntR family transcriptional regulator is translated as MTVPTIEPDGPDGRSLHERIAADLREEIMNGDLAPGSRVPSTSQLKARFDASNATVQKALQLLKGERLVIGRAGAAVLVREHRQQTVRPASSMAPAADGEPYRWLSEVAKNGTRAHSTLLEVAEVEPPADVSAALDLPEAGTALLRRQILMIGDEPLELVASYYPWEIVRGTSMTERRKIPGGTPTLLTGLGYPPKLSVDRVSARVPTQEQYRALRLPGDLPVLRTLRVVYSDDERPIEVTVMVKAGHLYELQYEFAP
- a CDS encoding FtsX-like permease family protein, producing MTVFKTSLRNFLAHKGRMALSAVAVLLSVAFVCGTLVFTDTMNSTFDKLFTLSAADVTVQPKAAENVDSPPDNGLPASLPGAAVQRVRGTDGVKLAEGAVSSMSVTVVDSHDKNMGSDSGAPTIAGNWTQNELRSMEITSGHAPNGPSEMMVDADTARKHHLKLGDELRTIAVTGDIRARISGIVTFKVTNPGAAIVYLDTAIAQEKLLGRPDVFSHINVTANPGVSDEQLKKSVAATLGAGAYKVKTQQETADDGADSMGSFLDVMKYAMLGFAGIAFLVGIFLIVNTFSMLVAQRTREIGLMRAIGSSRKQVNRSVLLEALLLGIVGSILGVAAGVGLAVGLMKLMGAMGMELSTDDLTVAWTTPVVGLALGVVVTVLAAYIPARRAGKISPMAALRDAGTPADGRAGRLRAVLGLVLTGAGTAGLLAATRAEEAGEGSLYLGLGVVLTLIGFIVIGPLLASGVVRALSVVVLRLFGPVGRLAERNALRNPRRTGATGAALMIGLALVACLSVVGSSMVASATDELDKSVGADFIVQSSTGQPIVPQASDAMKKVPGIEHFTDYKSVSAVLTAPDGTSLDESVVAADPTYKDDLRRKTVAGDLADAYGEDAMSVGDGYATEHHITVGDRITVAFKEGTTAKLKVAAITSDEAVVDKGAMYTSITTAEKYVAADRMPPNVIMFAKARDGKEKETYAALKDALAAYPQYSVKNQADFKEELKDQIGQLLNIVYGLLALAIIVAVLGVVNTLALSVVERTREIGLMRAIGLSRRQLRRMIRLESVVIALFGALLGLGLGMGWGTTAQKLLALEGLGVLEIPWPTIITVFVASAFVGLFAALVPAFRAGRMNVLNAIASE
- a CDS encoding ATP-binding protein, translated to MSLSQQRRFPRRRTSVGASREFVVSTLAEWGFNDLIDDIELCVSELATNALIHGVPPGREFSVHLNATADRVRLEVRDSGPGRPVVGSPDRQACSGRGLFLVNELADEFGVTEHVVGKTVWLDLRVAQTASGAFLRSPQGHERVATPVI